Proteins encoded within one genomic window of Sphaerotilus montanus:
- a CDS encoding glycoside hydrolase family 15 protein, with protein sequence MSTHADSTTAPRLEALQALTQQARTIILSRQDPTTGLLPASTAITVHGDYTHAWVRDNVYSILAVWALGRVWRTDDPAQADDLDAATTRLMRGLLAAMMRQAHKVERFKRTQHPHDALHAKYSTQSGEPVVGDTEWGHLQIDATAIFLLMLAQMSAGGLSIVRDRDELNFVQNLVWYLAHAWRTPDYGIWERGHKRNDGQAEVNASSVGMAKAALEVVNGAQLLPGADSPRIHVPADAIAQARHTLESLLPRESESKETDAALLSIIGFPAFAVGDATLVERTRAEIVGKLQGRYGCKRFLRDGHQTVTEDHSRLHYEPGELERFAHIESEWPLFFCYLLLDAALRGDQTAARDYRLRLEALMVEQDGVRLLPELYVVPAELVDAERLEPRSQRREPNDNVPLVWAQSLYLVGVLVHDRHVTARELLPRGRGPSDAASKAMIEAAREQVRVQVAVLGADRLVQARLASHGIACETPEQVQPLQVRYADDLALALAELGRVDRLGLTGRPVERLDSLVTSQVFTLPSAAGSQAQTIVFLPAFYSRQGFYLTLDNRLLVDEIRAEIAALRRHWQVRDQQGQPLLLLLIGEAMLGANSAEVLLNFLKELGRDDTAGVEVGPLASLLPRARTTRMDWLDAAPWAATAELPATADTRLPPDLRWEEGATRPLTPARAAALEHEADPQVLLHRLDRSRNPYEQIEILGLLVRRGGAQWGTDRGCSVGQMVLDFHARACHGRKWGLIRRSAGVLGLHDDALEEAVAQIVVRQKRVAVGRAYGEGAVIGRPMGSAEIHERICRYGGDDPRARVLLQEIVLLLGMLIKADAALFKGTLTLRAWYLILLITGWLAREHALTQAEAFDFLLSLSPHAILTRLREVIAHEQDMNRNLLRLQSLHGRISRDGSGSAAGLATVHFPASADPVLDQSVGGWLAWREVQGVITRLPEDFYTRVWQVLRHFPGLVIGDQLDSRNRVDSRVARADMTPSERGFALQVEDLLNKIQAPEYRQLTIEALVAVSDICRANPQLQGEGLLVMDVLVGVAVRLGWEQSLPAREADEPAPDYNEHRGTAWSAFYASPPHAVAQCVMAALAFLMTPEPVEVE encoded by the coding sequence ATGAGCACACACGCAGATTCCACCACCGCACCGCGCCTGGAGGCCCTCCAGGCCCTCACGCAGCAGGCGCGCACCATCATCCTGTCCCGGCAGGATCCGACCACCGGCCTGCTGCCCGCCAGCACCGCCATCACGGTCCACGGCGATTACACCCACGCCTGGGTGCGCGACAACGTCTACAGCATCCTGGCGGTCTGGGCGCTGGGCCGCGTCTGGCGCACGGACGATCCGGCCCAGGCGGACGATCTGGACGCGGCGACCACCCGCCTGATGCGCGGCCTGCTGGCGGCGATGATGCGGCAGGCGCACAAGGTCGAGCGCTTCAAGCGCACCCAGCACCCGCACGACGCGCTGCACGCCAAGTACTCGACCCAGTCCGGCGAGCCGGTGGTCGGCGACACCGAATGGGGCCACCTGCAGATCGACGCGACCGCGATCTTCCTGCTGATGCTTGCGCAGATGAGCGCGGGCGGCCTGTCGATCGTGCGCGACCGCGACGAGCTGAACTTCGTGCAGAACCTGGTCTGGTACCTGGCCCACGCCTGGCGCACGCCCGACTACGGCATCTGGGAGCGCGGCCACAAGCGCAACGACGGCCAGGCCGAGGTCAACGCCAGCTCGGTCGGCATGGCCAAGGCGGCGCTGGAGGTGGTCAACGGCGCGCAGCTGCTGCCCGGTGCCGACAGCCCGCGCATCCACGTGCCGGCCGACGCCATCGCGCAGGCCCGCCACACGCTGGAGAGCCTGCTGCCGCGCGAATCCGAGTCCAAGGAGACGGACGCGGCACTGCTGTCGATCATCGGCTTCCCGGCGTTCGCGGTGGGCGATGCCACGCTGGTCGAGCGCACCCGGGCCGAGATCGTCGGCAAGCTGCAGGGGCGCTACGGCTGCAAGCGCTTCCTGCGTGATGGCCACCAGACGGTGACCGAGGACCACAGCCGCCTGCACTACGAGCCGGGCGAGCTGGAGCGCTTCGCGCACATCGAGTCCGAGTGGCCGCTGTTCTTCTGCTACCTGCTGCTGGACGCTGCCCTGCGCGGCGATCAGACGGCGGCGCGCGACTACCGTCTGCGGCTGGAGGCGCTGATGGTCGAGCAGGACGGCGTGCGCCTGCTGCCCGAGCTGTACGTCGTGCCGGCCGAACTGGTGGACGCCGAGCGCCTGGAGCCCCGCAGCCAGCGCCGCGAACCCAACGACAACGTGCCGCTGGTGTGGGCGCAGAGCCTCTACCTCGTCGGCGTGCTGGTGCACGACCGCCATGTGACGGCGCGCGAGTTGCTGCCGCGCGGGCGCGGTCCGAGTGACGCCGCCTCCAAGGCCATGATCGAGGCGGCACGCGAACAGGTGCGGGTACAGGTGGCCGTGCTGGGTGCGGACCGGCTGGTGCAGGCCCGGCTGGCCTCGCACGGCATCGCCTGCGAGACGCCCGAGCAGGTCCAGCCGCTGCAGGTGCGCTATGCCGACGATCTGGCGCTGGCGCTGGCCGAGCTGGGTCGGGTGGATCGCCTGGGCTTGACGGGCCGGCCGGTCGAGCGGCTGGACAGCCTCGTCACCAGCCAGGTGTTCACGCTACCGTCCGCCGCGGGCAGCCAGGCGCAGACGATCGTCTTCCTGCCGGCCTTCTACAGCCGCCAGGGCTTCTACCTGACGCTGGACAACCGGCTGCTGGTGGACGAGATCCGCGCCGAGATCGCCGCGCTGCGCCGCCACTGGCAGGTGCGCGACCAGCAGGGCCAGCCGCTGCTGCTGCTGCTGATCGGCGAGGCCATGCTCGGGGCCAACAGCGCCGAGGTGCTGCTGAATTTCCTGAAGGAACTCGGGCGTGATGACACGGCCGGGGTCGAGGTCGGGCCACTGGCCTCGCTGCTGCCGCGGGCCCGCACCACGCGCATGGACTGGCTCGACGCCGCCCCTTGGGCCGCCACGGCCGAGCTGCCGGCCACCGCGGACACCCGCCTGCCGCCGGATCTGCGCTGGGAGGAGGGCGCGACCCGGCCGCTGACCCCCGCCCGGGCGGCGGCGCTGGAGCACGAGGCCGATCCCCAGGTGCTGCTGCACCGGCTGGACCGCAGCCGCAATCCGTACGAGCAGATCGAGATCCTCGGCCTGCTGGTGCGGCGGGGTGGCGCGCAGTGGGGCACCGACCGGGGTTGCTCGGTCGGACAGATGGTGCTGGACTTCCATGCCCGCGCCTGCCATGGCCGCAAATGGGGGCTGATCCGCCGTTCGGCCGGCGTGCTGGGGCTGCACGACGATGCGCTCGAAGAGGCGGTGGCCCAGATCGTCGTGCGCCAGAAGCGGGTGGCGGTCGGCCGGGCCTATGGTGAAGGCGCGGTGATCGGCCGGCCGATGGGCAGCGCCGAGATCCACGAGCGCATCTGCCGCTACGGCGGCGACGACCCGCGGGCGCGGGTGCTGCTGCAGGAGATCGTGCTGCTGCTGGGCATGCTGATCAAGGCGGATGCGGCGCTGTTCAAGGGCACGCTGACGCTGCGCGCGTGGTACCTGATCCTGCTCATCACCGGCTGGCTGGCCCGCGAACACGCGCTGACGCAGGCCGAGGCGTTCGACTTCCTGCTCAGCCTGAGCCCGCACGCCATCCTGACCCGCCTGCGCGAGGTCATCGCGCACGAGCAGGACATGAACCGCAACCTGCTGCGCCTGCAGTCGCTGCACGGCCGCATCAGCCGGGACGGCAGCGGCAGCGCGGCGGGACTGGCGACGGTGCATTTCCCGGCCTCGGCCGATCCGGTGCTTGACCAGAGCGTCGGCGGCTGGCTGGCGTGGCGGGAAGTGCAGGGCGTCATCACCCGGCTGCCGGAGGATTTCTACACCCGCGTCTGGCAGGTGCTGCGGCATTTCCCGGGCCTCGTCATCGGCGACCAGCTCGACAGCCGCAACCGCGTCGACAGCCGCGTGGCGCGCGCCGACATGACGCCGTCGGAGCGGGGCTTTGCGCTGCAGGTCGAGGATCTGCTCAACAAGATCCAGGCGCCCGAGTACCGCCAGCTCACGATCGAGGCGCTGGTGGCGGTCTCCGACATCTGCCGGGCGAATCCGCAGTTGCAGGGCGAGGGGCTGCTGGTGATGGACGTGCTGGTGGGCGTGGCGGTCCGGCTGGGCTGGGAGCAGTCCTTGCCCGCGCGCGAGGCGGATGAGCCGGCGCCGGACTACAACGAGCACCGTGGCACGGCGTGGTCGGCGTTCTATGCGAGCCCGCCGCATGCGGTGGCCCAGTGCGTGATGGCGGCGCTGGCCTTCCTGATGACGCCGGAGCCGGTCGAGGTGGAGTGA
- a CDS encoding oxidoreductase has translation MLNVALIGFGYVGQTFHAPLIDSVEGLSLALVASSDAGKVRARWPQVRVTANYLAAATDPAIDLVVIASPNDSHYPLACAALLAGKHVVIDKPFTVAVDEARDLVELAETRGRLLSVFHNRRWDGDFLGARAALRSGALGDVRECISRFDRFAPVPRDRWRERPGPGAGLWFDLGPHVVDQALCLFGLPQTVMADMAGLRDGAAGVVDWAQVVLGYDAGGVQRRVTLHVTRLAAWAAPRFELHGTAGSWLSNGLDNQEDQLKAGMRPGAPGWGDDPRPALQVLGTAMPAEVPRPPGDYRQYYLGIRDALRGAGPNPVPATEALQVMAVMDCAMRSASEGRTLRFAPA, from the coding sequence ATGTTGAATGTCGCCCTGATCGGATTCGGCTATGTCGGCCAGACCTTCCATGCCCCGCTGATCGACAGCGTCGAGGGCCTCTCGCTCGCGCTGGTCGCCTCCAGCGACGCCGGCAAGGTCCGCGCCCGCTGGCCGCAGGTGCGCGTCACCGCCAACTACCTGGCCGCCGCCACCGACCCCGCAATCGACCTCGTCGTCATCGCCAGCCCCAACGACAGCCACTACCCGCTGGCCTGCGCCGCGCTGCTGGCCGGCAAGCATGTGGTGATCGACAAGCCCTTCACCGTCGCGGTGGACGAAGCACGCGACCTGGTGGAACTGGCTGAGACGCGCGGGCGCCTGCTGTCCGTGTTCCACAACCGGCGCTGGGACGGCGACTTCCTGGGCGCACGGGCGGCCCTGCGCAGTGGCGCGCTGGGCGATGTGCGCGAGTGCATTTCCCGCTTCGACCGCTTTGCGCCGGTGCCGCGCGACCGCTGGCGCGAGCGGCCCGGGCCGGGCGCGGGCCTGTGGTTCGACCTGGGGCCGCATGTGGTCGACCAGGCGCTGTGCCTGTTCGGCCTGCCGCAGACGGTGATGGCCGACATGGCCGGTCTGCGCGATGGCGCCGCAGGCGTGGTGGACTGGGCGCAGGTCGTGCTCGGCTACGACGCGGGTGGCGTGCAGCGCCGGGTGACGCTGCACGTGACACGGCTGGCGGCCTGGGCGGCGCCACGCTTCGAGTTGCATGGCACGGCGGGGAGTTGGCTCTCCAACGGGCTGGACAACCAGGAAGACCAGCTGAAGGCCGGCATGCGGCCGGGTGCGCCGGGTTGGGGCGACGACCCACGGCCAGCGCTGCAGGTGCTCGGCACGGCCATGCCCGCCGAGGTACCGCGTCCGCCGGGTGATTACCGCCAGTACTACCTCGGCATCCGGGACGCGCTGCGCGGCGCCGGCCCGAACCCGGTGCCGGCCACCGAAGCGCTGCAGGTCATGGCGGTGATGGACTGCGCGATGCGCAGCGCCAGCGAGGGTCGCACGCTGCGCTTCGCACCCGCCTGA
- a CDS encoding carbohydrate porin, with amino-acid sequence MIRKTQFAVAIAALISAPAFAAVGWDANIELDTTYQNNGRGASQSGRVELNAFSKTDKGGGFVAGRASLIAGKGGATTVDDMWVQMGNASGDIKLGRFEAADLFPAGKDVIVEDGGAAAGYKTNAFRGRTSDAHAALTLNAGNGIGFELGVMAAAKNTGIRPVVSFGMNGFSAKVGLENGKNAAGQKVSGAGITIGTTMAGVGLNASYGSGKVNDVKGSSFGLNGTFGPAGVGYIMDKNGSKKDNTFYAAYSLPLFDTGATITPAASYAKGTDMAKNIGLRVRVNYAF; translated from the coding sequence ATGATCCGCAAAACCCAATTCGCCGTGGCCATTGCCGCCCTGATCTCCGCTCCGGCTTTCGCCGCTGTCGGCTGGGATGCCAACATCGAACTGGACACCACGTACCAGAACAATGGCCGTGGTGCCAGCCAAAGCGGCCGCGTTGAACTCAACGCCTTCTCGAAGACCGACAAGGGCGGTGGTTTCGTTGCTGGCCGCGCCAGCCTGATCGCCGGCAAGGGCGGCGCCACCACGGTGGACGACATGTGGGTCCAGATGGGCAATGCCTCTGGCGACATCAAGCTGGGCCGCTTCGAAGCTGCTGACCTGTTCCCGGCTGGCAAGGACGTCATCGTCGAAGACGGCGGCGCTGCGGCCGGCTACAAGACCAACGCCTTCCGTGGCCGCACCAGCGATGCACACGCTGCGCTGACCCTGAACGCCGGCAACGGCATCGGCTTCGAACTGGGCGTCATGGCTGCTGCCAAGAACACCGGCATCCGCCCGGTCGTCAGCTTCGGCATGAACGGCTTCTCGGCCAAGGTCGGCCTGGAAAACGGCAAGAACGCTGCGGGCCAGAAGGTCAGCGGCGCAGGCATCACCATCGGCACCACCATGGCTGGTGTTGGCCTGAACGCCAGCTACGGTTCGGGCAAGGTCAATGACGTCAAGGGTTCCAGCTTCGGCCTGAACGGCACGTTCGGCCCGGCCGGCGTTGGCTACATCATGGACAAGAACGGCTCCAAGAAGGACAACACGTTCTACGCAGCCTACAGCCTGCCGCTGTTCGACACGGGCGCCACGATCACCCCTGCGGCTTCGTACGCCAAGGGCACGGACATGGCCAAGAACATCGGCCTGCGCGTCCGCGTCAACTACGCTTTCTGA
- the iolB gene encoding 5-deoxy-glucuronate isomerase produces the protein MSLLVKAAAGREICEITPERAGWTHVGFRALRLAAGDQETITTGARELCLVVLTGTVEVQVGDTVFAGLGSRDSVFAEQSPDALYVPGGQTLTVTASRDSEVALCTAPSKGGKAVRRIDGSTMRRSVRGKGSNTRHVCDILPQDDPTADHLLVVEVITPAGHSSSYPPHKHDRDAAPEETLLEETYYHRLNPPQGFAFQRVYTDDRSIDEACAVENHDVVMVPRGYHPCVAPHGYDLYYLNVMAGPGRLWHFKNDPAHEWMVAL, from the coding sequence ATGAGCTTGTTAGTCAAGGCCGCCGCAGGCCGGGAAATCTGCGAGATCACGCCTGAACGTGCCGGCTGGACGCACGTGGGCTTCCGCGCGCTGCGCCTGGCCGCGGGCGACCAGGAAACGATCACCACCGGCGCACGCGAACTGTGCCTCGTGGTGCTGACCGGCACCGTGGAAGTGCAGGTCGGCGACACCGTGTTCGCGGGGCTGGGCTCGCGCGACAGCGTGTTCGCCGAGCAGTCGCCGGACGCGCTGTACGTGCCCGGAGGCCAGACGCTGACCGTCACCGCCTCGCGGGACAGCGAGGTCGCGCTGTGCACGGCGCCGTCGAAGGGCGGCAAGGCGGTGCGCCGGATCGACGGCAGCACGATGCGCCGCAGCGTGCGCGGCAAGGGCTCGAACACGCGCCACGTCTGCGACATCCTGCCCCAGGACGACCCGACGGCCGACCACCTGCTGGTGGTGGAAGTGATCACGCCAGCCGGCCACTCCAGCAGTTACCCACCGCACAAGCACGACCGCGACGCCGCCCCCGAGGAAACCCTGCTGGAGGAAACTTATTACCACCGCCTGAATCCGCCCCAAGGCTTTGCATTTCAGCGTGTCTATACCGACGACCGCAGTATCGACGAGGCCTGCGCGGTGGAAAACCACGACGTCGTGATGGTTCCCCGCGGGTATCACCCCTGTGTGGCGCCACATGGGTACGACCTGTACTACCTGAATGTCATGGCCGGCCCCGGACGCCTCTGGCATTTCAAGAACGACCCGGCCCATGAATGGATGGTGGCGCTGTAA
- the iolE gene encoding myo-inosose-2 dehydratase, which translates to MTWNVRIGINPISWMNDDLPALGGETPLETALSEGAEIGYEGFELGNKFPKDGPGLKAKLDEFGVACVSGWYSGFLAEDTVEAEVARCVAHMEKLQYNGAKVVVYGECAGTVQGQIDTPVGKRPTFRDAAAWQAYAERLNAFGQHLIDTYGIRLAYHHHMGAYVESPADIDQLMALTDPAKVFLLYDTGHAYFGGATDPLVPLKKHLARVVHVHCKDVRPAVITQARNDGWSFLHGVINGTFTVPGDGVIDYDAVLTTLKEAGYEGWLVVEAEQDPAVAPSYAYAKKGHDTLRAIVDRLSA; encoded by the coding sequence ATGACCTGGAACGTCCGCATCGGCATCAACCCCATCTCCTGGATGAACGATGACCTGCCCGCCCTCGGCGGCGAAACACCGCTCGAAACCGCCCTCTCGGAAGGTGCCGAGATCGGCTACGAAGGCTTCGAACTCGGCAACAAGTTCCCCAAGGACGGCCCCGGCCTGAAGGCCAAGCTGGACGAATTCGGCGTGGCCTGCGTCTCGGGCTGGTACTCGGGTTTCCTGGCCGAGGACACGGTCGAGGCCGAGGTCGCCCGCTGCGTCGCGCACATGGAGAAGCTCCAGTACAACGGCGCCAAGGTCGTCGTCTACGGCGAGTGCGCCGGCACCGTGCAGGGCCAGATCGACACGCCCGTGGGCAAGCGCCCGACCTTCCGCGACGCCGCCGCGTGGCAGGCCTACGCCGAGCGCCTGAACGCCTTCGGCCAGCACCTGATCGACACCTATGGCATCCGGCTCGCCTACCACCACCACATGGGCGCGTATGTGGAGTCCCCCGCCGACATCGACCAGCTCATGGCGCTGACTGATCCGGCCAAGGTCTTCCTGCTCTACGACACCGGCCACGCCTACTTCGGCGGCGCCACCGACCCGCTCGTGCCGCTGAAGAAGCACCTGGCACGTGTCGTGCATGTGCATTGCAAGGATGTGCGGCCCGCCGTCATCACGCAAGCGCGCAACGACGGCTGGAGCTTCCTCCACGGCGTCATCAACGGCACCTTCACGGTGCCGGGCGACGGCGTGATCGACTACGACGCCGTGCTGACCACGCTGAAGGAGGCCGGCTACGAGGGCTGGCTGGTGGTGGAAGCCGAGCAGGATCCGGCCGTCGCCCCCAGCTACGCCTATGCAAAGAAGGGCCACGACACGCTGCGCGCGATCGTGGACCGTCTGAGCGCCTGA
- the iolD gene encoding 3D-(3,5/4)-trihydroxycyclohexane-1,2-dione acylhydrolase (decyclizing), protein MSNTIRLTVSQALVRYLAALRVEFTHVDGRTEVVPYVGGAFAIFGHGNVTGLGESLHQVRAQLPTYRAHNEQGMANAAIAYAKANFRQRIMAVTSSIGPGATNMVTSAALAHVGRLPVLLLPGDVFVTRLPDPVLQQVEDFEQGDISANDCFRPVTRYFDRITRPEQLLVALPRAIQVLTDPAQCGPVCLALPQDVQTFAFDWPAEFFEPAVIRFRRPPAEQRELDDAVALLKTARKPMLVAGGGVLYSQAWAALRDFADAHGIPVVESQAGKGSLAWDHPLNLGAIGVTGSPAANAAAAECDVVFAVGTRLQDFTTGSHSLFSHAKLLSLNVQPFDAGKKRGQALVADACAGLAQLSAALGDWRADAAWTDMSRARAAAWVARVTELTLNVPTDTLPYDAEVIGAVRESAADMGLDSGTNDLVVCAAGTLPAELHKLWRSGLPGNYHMDYAYSTMGYEVAGGLGAKLARPEREVFVLVGDGSYMMLNAELATSVMLGRKIIVVILDNRGYGCIERLQVNSGGASFNNMLDDCIPEGGQPSSIDFAMHGRSMGAEAVHVQDVAELRRELVRARAATKSQVLVIDTTHRRTTDDGGTWWEVALPEVSPRPDAMAAQARYVEAKKKQFH, encoded by the coding sequence ATGTCCAACACCATCCGACTCACCGTCAGCCAGGCGCTGGTGCGCTACCTCGCTGCGCTGCGCGTGGAATTCACCCACGTGGACGGCCGTACCGAGGTCGTCCCCTACGTCGGCGGCGCCTTCGCGATCTTCGGCCACGGCAACGTGACCGGCCTGGGCGAATCGCTGCACCAGGTGCGCGCGCAGTTGCCCACCTACCGCGCCCACAACGAACAAGGCATGGCCAACGCGGCGATTGCCTACGCCAAGGCGAACTTCCGCCAGCGCATCATGGCCGTCACTTCCAGCATCGGCCCCGGCGCCACCAACATGGTGACCTCGGCGGCGCTGGCGCACGTCGGGCGGCTGCCGGTGCTGCTGCTGCCGGGCGATGTGTTCGTCACAAGGCTGCCGGACCCGGTGCTGCAGCAGGTCGAGGACTTCGAGCAGGGCGACATCAGCGCCAACGACTGCTTCCGCCCGGTGACCCGCTACTTCGACCGCATCACGCGACCCGAGCAGTTGCTGGTGGCGCTGCCGCGGGCGATCCAGGTGCTGACCGATCCGGCGCAGTGCGGGCCGGTGTGCCTGGCGCTGCCGCAGGATGTGCAGACCTTCGCGTTTGACTGGCCGGCGGAGTTCTTCGAGCCGGCCGTGATCCGCTTCCGGCGCCCGCCCGCGGAGCAGCGCGAGCTGGACGACGCGGTCGCGCTGCTGAAGACCGCACGCAAGCCGATGCTGGTGGCCGGCGGCGGCGTGCTCTACAGCCAGGCGTGGGCCGCGCTGCGCGATTTCGCGGACGCACACGGCATCCCGGTCGTCGAGTCGCAGGCCGGCAAGGGCAGCCTCGCCTGGGACCACCCGCTCAACCTCGGCGCGATCGGCGTCACCGGCTCGCCCGCGGCCAACGCGGCGGCGGCCGAGTGCGACGTGGTCTTCGCGGTGGGGACGCGGCTGCAGGACTTCACCACCGGCTCGCATTCGCTGTTCAGCCACGCGAAGCTGCTGAGCCTGAACGTGCAGCCCTTCGACGCCGGCAAGAAGCGCGGGCAAGCCTTGGTCGCCGACGCATGCGCTGGGCTCGCGCAGTTGTCGGCCGCGCTGGGCGACTGGCGCGCGGACGCCGCGTGGACCGACATGAGCCGCGCCCGCGCCGCCGCCTGGGTCGCGCGCGTGACCGAGCTGACGCTGAACGTACCGACCGACACACTGCCCTACGACGCCGAGGTGATCGGCGCGGTGCGCGAGTCAGCGGCGGACATGGGGCTGGACAGCGGCACGAACGACCTCGTGGTCTGCGCCGCCGGCACGCTGCCCGCAGAGCTGCACAAGCTCTGGCGCAGCGGCCTGCCCGGCAACTACCACATGGACTACGCCTACTCGACCATGGGCTATGAGGTCGCGGGCGGGCTCGGCGCGAAGCTGGCGCGGCCGGAGCGCGAGGTCTTCGTGCTGGTCGGCGACGGCTCCTACATGATGCTCAACGCCGAACTCGCCACCTCGGTGATGCTCGGCCGGAAGATCATCGTCGTGATCCTCGACAACCGCGGCTACGGCTGCATCGAGCGGCTGCAGGTCAACTCCGGCGGCGCGAGCTTCAACAACATGCTCGACGACTGCATCCCGGAAGGTGGGCAACCGTCATCGATCGACTTCGCGATGCACGGCCGCTCGATGGGCGCCGAGGCGGTCCACGTCCAGGATGTCGCCGAGCTGCGCCGCGAGCTGGTGCGCGCCCGCGCGGCCACGAAGTCGCAGGTGCTCGTCATCGACACGACGCATCGCCGCACGACGGACGACGGCGGGACGTGGTGGGAGGTCGCGCTGCCGGAAGTCTCGCCGCGCCCCGACGCGATGGCCGCTCAGGCTCGCTACGTCGAAGCCAAGAAAAAACAATTTCACTGA
- a CDS encoding bifunctional 5-dehydro-2-deoxygluconokinase/5-dehydro-2-deoxyphosphogluconate aldolase, whose amino-acid sequence MSTLNFPSDRPIDLACLGRVAVDFYAQQFGSRLEEARSMAMYLGGSSGNLAFGVARLGLRSAMVSRVGNEQMGHFLRETLQREGCDVSQLQTDPERLTALVILGLKDRDTFPLLFVRENCADMAIRADEISEDFIKGCRALAITGTHLSTPTTREAALTTLTFARRHGAMRVLDIDYRPVLWGLTSRGAGENRFVDNANVTRQLQQVLGEFDLLVGTEEEFFIAGGHPDDLMASLRAVRSVSAAKLVVKRGAAGCCVIEGDIPAAIEDAPTFRGERVEVLNVLGAGDAFLSGLMTGLLQGKDWAESTRIANACGAIVVSRHACSAAMPTPAELAHWFSGSRNPKVDADAQLAHLHRVTAPARPVWNELCVMAFDHRSQFHDLAREAGADERRIPALKKLLVRAAEQVERSHQLQGHVGVLIDGGDYGRDALASATGRGWWVGRPVELPGSRPLRFDGTRSIGTSLIHWPTEQVVKCLVHYHPDDDTALRLEQEQRVLELWEATRESGNELLLEIIPPKAMTPAGTEDAAVLRAVKRFYNLGVKPEWWKLAPMSADGWTQLAALVAERDPHCRGAVILGLNQPLQYLADSFAHATNPIVKGFMVGRTLWVEASQQWLRGEIDDAGFIDTVARNFATLVDAWKRRQAV is encoded by the coding sequence ATGAGCACCTTGAATTTCCCCTCCGATCGCCCGATCGACCTGGCCTGCCTGGGCCGGGTCGCGGTCGATTTCTACGCCCAGCAGTTCGGCAGCCGCCTCGAAGAGGCCCGCAGCATGGCGATGTACCTCGGTGGCTCGTCCGGCAATCTGGCCTTCGGCGTGGCGCGGCTCGGACTGCGCAGCGCGATGGTCTCGCGCGTCGGCAACGAGCAGATGGGCCACTTCCTGCGCGAGACGCTGCAGCGCGAAGGCTGTGACGTCAGCCAGCTGCAGACCGACCCCGAGCGCCTGACCGCGCTGGTGATCCTCGGCCTGAAGGACCGCGACACCTTCCCCCTGCTGTTCGTGCGCGAGAACTGCGCCGACATGGCGATCCGCGCCGACGAGATTTCCGAGGACTTCATCAAGGGCTGCCGCGCGCTGGCCATCACCGGCACGCACCTGTCCACGCCCACCACCCGCGAAGCCGCCCTCACCACGCTGACCTTCGCCCGACGCCATGGCGCGATGCGCGTGCTCGACATCGACTACCGGCCGGTGCTGTGGGGCCTGACCTCCCGCGGCGCGGGCGAGAACCGCTTCGTGGACAACGCCAACGTGACGCGCCAGCTCCAGCAGGTGCTCGGCGAGTTCGACCTGCTGGTCGGCACCGAAGAAGAGTTCTTCATCGCGGGCGGCCACCCGGACGACCTGATGGCCTCGCTGCGGGCGGTGCGCTCTGTGTCGGCGGCCAAGCTGGTGGTCAAGCGTGGTGCGGCGGGCTGCTGCGTCATCGAGGGCGACATTCCCGCGGCGATCGAGGACGCGCCGACCTTCCGCGGCGAGCGGGTCGAGGTGCTGAACGTGCTGGGCGCGGGCGACGCCTTCCTGTCAGGGCTGATGACCGGGCTGCTGCAGGGCAAGGACTGGGCCGAATCGACGCGCATCGCCAACGCCTGCGGCGCCATCGTGGTCTCGCGCCACGCCTGCTCGGCCGCGATGCCGACACCCGCCGAGCTGGCGCACTGGTTCAGCGGCAGCCGCAATCCCAAGGTCGATGCCGACGCCCAGCTCGCCCACCTGCACCGCGTCACCGCCCCCGCGCGCCCGGTGTGGAACGAACTCTGCGTGATGGCGTTTGACCACCGCAGCCAGTTCCACGACCTCGCCCGCGAAGCCGGCGCCGACGAACGCCGCATCCCCGCGCTGAAGAAGCTGCTGGTGCGCGCCGCCGAGCAGGTCGAGCGCAGCCACCAGCTGCAGGGCCACGTCGGCGTGCTGATCGACGGCGGCGACTACGGCCGCGACGCGCTGGCGAGTGCCACGGGGCGCGGCTGGTGGGTCGGGCGGCCGGTGGAGCTGCCGGGGTCGCGCCCGCTGCGCTTCGACGGCACGCGCTCGATCGGCACGTCGCTGATCCATTGGCCAACCGAGCAGGTGGTCAAGTGCCTCGTCCACTACCACCCGGACGACGACACCGCGCTGCGCCTGGAGCAGGAGCAGCGCGTGCTCGAACTCTGGGAAGCCACCCGCGAGAGCGGCAACGAGTTGCTGCTGGAGATCATCCCGCCGAAGGCCATGACGCCGGCCGGCACCGAGGACGCGGCCGTGCTGCGCGCCGTCAAGCGCTTCTACAACCTGGGCGTGAAGCCCGAGTGGTGGAAGCTCGCGCCGATGAGCGCCGACGGCTGGACACAGCTCGCCGCGCTGGTCGCCGAGCGCGATCCGCATTGCCGCGGCGCGGTGATCCTCGGCCTGAACCAGCCGCTGCAGTACCTCGCCGACAGCTTCGCCCACGCCACCAACCCCATCGTCAAGGGCTTCATGGTCGGCCGCACACTGTGGGTCGAAGCCTCGCAGCAGTGGCTGCGCGGCGAGATCGACGACGCGGGCTTCATCGACACGGTGGCCCGGAATTTCGCCACCCTCGTGGACGCCTGGAAGCGCCGCCAGGCCGTCTGA